The stretch of DNA ttaaacTGAAAGTGATTACCTACTTGACTCTAAGCACTTGcccttttattttctctttaacacTCGGAAAGAACCGCAAGTCTTTCCGTGATAATTCACGTTTATGTTTgtaagaaaggaaaaatgttgtcgaagaattttattttgtgaaaaaaaaaagttctccatttttttttcttttacgcaCTAGTCTGTAAATTGGTGTATagtaaaaatgcaaaaattacaattttccctATAACgtttatataaaatgttagGAAACTAAGAAATTTATAACGAACTTATACGCTTTCAATCAGTTCCAAATGATTTTTAACTGGATTTTTGTACAGTCCTTACCCTGTGATACCGAAACCTCCCGTAGAGACCTTCTCGTAAAACCAAGTCTTCTCAGATTCGGAAAAACAAGCACCAATGAAGACCCCCGTTCGTGTCCCACGGAGAGACTTGGGATTGATTCCTGCATCGAGGACAGCCTCATAGGCTCTCTCGACAAGGAGACGCGATTGGGGATCCATGGTGTGGGCTTGCTTAAAGTGCACCCCGAAGAAGGTGGCGTCGAATTTCTCCAGATGATTGATTTTTCCGGATCTCTTAGGGATTTCGGCGTACGTGTGACGCCAACGACGTTCATCGTCATCAATAAGATCCACCTTATTGTAGAGATTCTTTGCAAATTCCCCGATGTTATCtgaatttgggaattttcctGAAATCCCCGTAATCACAATTTCCTCTTCGGGACACCGTGCATGGGTCCGAGAGCGTAGAACTGGTGTTACACCTCTACAACTCATCTTCAACCAACTCTAATGGTTTCGGATGCAAAAAGTTGTTCTTTATTTAGTAGCTTCACTGTATTCACTTCTTCCACACAGAAATGAAGTATAAAAATCTgtacaattttcactttcacaATTTGATTATTCTGCTGGGTAATTCCACACGGAAAATGCACTGAAAATCCAAAGGGAATAATCCACAGAGAAGTAATCCAGGGGTTTGTGATATCCAGTACACAGTAATTGGAAAAGCCACTGTTgcactaatttttttttgattcctCAAAACACCACCACTAAATAGCACAAAAAGTAGTCCAAGAACAAGCACTAGATTAAATCCAACtggagaaaatgtgaattgtTGCAATGGTCACAGCACAATTGACTGGAAGTCCGCAGAAGGCTCCTTTTTATAGGGGTACCCAGGAATAGCCATTAGCATTTGTAATGTGAAATGGAAATTCGGTATCACCTGAAGGGGTTACGGCTGGTATTAAACTTGGTAATTGAGTCTGACTTCTTAACGGAATACAATCGTACAAGTGCgcgaaaatttaaatacactACACGGATTGCGTAAGTAAGAAAGAGCAAGAGAGCCGACTTTTCTCATATTGCCTTCCATGGGATTTTCACAGCCCTgcgtatttttcattatagaggattttcttaaaaaaaactaatttttaagattcttttgAATGAATCATGCTTGAATGAAGGTGCTTTATTAGTGTTTTTTTATGCGttaagtaaaatattattttggcACGAAAGAGCATAATTGATTTGTTAAACAAACCCACCCATTAAACACCCTTAAATGCAAGAAAGAATAATACCTactatagaaaattaaattaatattggaTGCTTTATCAAACATATTTGTCTGGAAAAACGAAAATAGctcttatttaaaattttgattttgtttaaatatcGTAGTTTTAATCTATGGTTAAAGTGCGGCAGTTGTTATAGGGAAATTAATAGACCTCTTAGGTCATCAAGGTTTCGAGGTGTTCCAAAGACAGACAAACACCACAACGGTATGAATAAACTGTTTGGAATTATTGGTTCAATTCTTATAGGCTAAAATGCCTCCTATTGTAATTATCGTACCACCTTATTTATACAATTTGTACAGTAATTAGAGAAAACATTTCAGttataaagatattttaaaaattaattttaatttttttcttattcatttcaggaaattctttataaagGATTGACACGAGCATTCTATCACTGAACTACcgatttttaacttttaaatttacttaaattaaaattccaactTGTGATCAATGAGTGAAATTGTGATACGTGTTCTGTGAAGCAAGAgtccaaaaaaatttcaatattggtaagattcatttaacttttttttaatttatttttaatatttctaaaCTATTAGCAGAATGGTTCAAATGTAAAGTCGAGTTAATAAGTTTACTACAACTTTGTCACTTTATCCCCCACAATATCATCCTGATCTCGACCTGCCGTCTTCTTTAACCATGTTCCCATTTTAATCAATTGAAACgttcaattgaataattttcatatatctaaagattaaaaattcaattagaaatcttaagatttatttttagattagaCCATTTTTTGTAGCATTATAAATCACGTAGTGCGATATATCGTCATTCTTTGATCTAAAATTTCAATGTGACGATCATACTGAGAAATTAGGTAAATTATTTGGCAAATCAATGCACTACGTATATTGACCTAAATCATATCCAAGACATTTTCGTATGTGAATGAAGTCGTAGACATCGTAAGTTGTGATCTGTGTTGAGTTTAACGCCTTCTGAATATTTATCTTTAGCAATGAGAGAATACGATGTCGTTTTGAGTACAAACAGGCAAACAACTCCCATCAATGAAAGAATTACAGAGATAAGAATACTGATAAGGGCAAAGTGGAAAGTACCATGAGAACTTTGTGCGTTAATTCCAAAATGAAAAGCAACATTTTTGTCGTTTCATCTCGTCTCatgtttattatttcatctcacgggacatttttgcaccttaaatcaaaatgaacttaacattaattaacaaagaaaattctgaaaaaaaaacttcatggGATTTAAAGgagaaaggatatttttttgagaacGTTACTTGTCCTTTAGCAGAGCGTATCAAAAGTACtaggagaaatttatttaacaaaatccTCGCCCTTCTTAATGTTGGCATGGAGCTCAGGGATGGCCTTCTCAAGCAGCTTCTTTTCATAATCATTGAGCTTGGGCAATCCCAAATTCTTCTCAATACCATTACGTCCCAGCACAAGGGGTGTAGAGAAGTACTTGGCCTCCGTGACGTCTGATCGCACGTAGGAGCATTCAACAACATTCTGCTCTCCATTGAGTCCCCGGATGAGTGACAAAGCAAATCGGGCACCAGCGTACGCCATGGATAGTGTTGCGGAACCAGCTCCTGCTTTGGCTTTGACAACTTCAGTACCAGCTTCCTGGATTCGCACGGTTAGTGCATCGATCTTGTCCTTTGGGAAAGAAACTGAGGGCTTTACAGCTGACAGAACTGGAATAATGGTAACTCCAGAGTGGCCACCAATGACGGGAATTTCAACTTTCTGTGGATCAACACCAGCTGCTTCGCCAATAAAGGCGCGAGCGCGAACAATATCGAGCGTGGATACACCAAAGACACGCTTAGGATCGTATGTTCCGGCCTTCTTGAGCACCTCCGTGGCAATGGGTACAGCGGAGTTCACGGGATTGGTAATGATGGCAAGACATGCCTTAGGGCATACTTTGGAAGCTGCTGTTGCCAGGTCCCTAACAATTCCTGCATTGGTGTTGAACAAATCATCGCGTGTCATGCCCTAGAAGCGCCCCAAAATGaaacaaatgaaaagaaaaatgctcgGATTAGTTGCGAAAGAGACTGATAGAGGGGTTTTATGTAATATGCGAGGGATTAGGTCACGAGATTACGTACCGGTTTGCGCGGAACTCCCGCTGGGATGACCACAACGTCGACTCCTGACAAAAATACGCAGAAAAAATGTTAGGAGTGATCAGGAATGAATGCAAGATTCCCATTTATTTACCTGCCAGCATTTCCTCCAGATTTTCGGGGCCACTCTTGCCCACAACCTTCGAATTAGTATCGATGTGGGACAAGTCAGCAGCAACACCGGGAGTGTGAACAATATCATAGAGCCTGAGTTCCGTGACAAGGGGGCTCTGCTTCAGAAGCAGCGAAAGAGGCTGCCCAATACCACCGGCAGCTCCACAAACAGCCACTTTTGCATTGTTCTAGTACGTCCCAGAATGCGTTCAAGGagtttaattgcattttagaTGTGTGCCAAAGACGGATTACGTAAAGCGAAGAAAAAAGCTTACCTGAGATGTTGTGGAGAAACCACGGGCTGCCTGCCGCAGAGCTACTCTTGCCGCagggaaaatcattttgcacTTGGTGCTACAGCCACGTCAGACACGGAGAAAACTGGACAAGAAAACGGACTCGAAGAGAAGGAGATCTTCTCAACTTACCACGAATCTACGGAGAGATTTTCGACCTTCAACTGACAACTGTGATAGTCGCCccagtaaaaattttatcagcACCGAggaatataagaaaatgaatgggAAAGTATTACAGTTTTCCGTTGAAGAATTACCGACTATTCCCATACAAAAAACTGAAATTGGGAActtgtttcaaaaaataatttttccaatgggaaatagatttaaagttctggaataattttatttcatcacttaaagaaaatataatttcgtAAATAAATGTGATCAAGAGCATCAAAATGCTGGTTGAAAGCGTCAGGGGAGGAAAAATTTCCTTGCAATGCtatacttttttattattataattctGTATATCTCATGAATACATTAAGTTTTCATTAATCCTAGTGTTATTTTGCTACAAgacaaatttaaattctctcaTCTTTGCAAAGTTTACacgaaaacaaattaaatataaagatcTATGTCTCTTACACataagattttcttcactATTAAATTATACATCACTGAataccattttttcttcatctaaaAAGGTTTCCCTTCTCTGTGtagatttaatttctttacgaATGATTCAATTTGGAGGGAAAAAGGGGAATCCTTTCGAGTGTacttcatcttctttttttttttacacatatATCACGTTGGAATGTAAAATTATGTCCGACctccataaaaaatattcattttgttaaagagtattttttttcttttaaagagaatACACGGTTTTAGACTCAAATCACtacattttcttgtgaattggTGCTTTTAtctacaatttcttttctctacaatttacTACACAGGTGCATCTTTACTTctatgattgattttttttt from Lutzomyia longipalpis isolate SR_M1_2022 chromosome 1, ASM2433408v1 encodes:
- the LOC129797305 gene encoding malate dehydrogenase, mitochondrial; this translates as MIFPAARVALRQAARGFSTTSQNNAKVAVCGAAGGIGQPLSLLLKQSPLVTELRLYDIVHTPGVAADLSHIDTNSKVVGKSGPENLEEMLAGVDVVVIPAGVPRKPGMTRDDLFNTNAGIVRDLATAASKVCPKACLAIITNPVNSAVPIATEVLKKAGTYDPKRVFGVSTLDIVRARAFIGEAAGVDPQKVEIPVIGGHSGVTIIPVLSAVKPSVSFPKDKIDALTVRIQEAGTEVVKAKAGAGSATLSMAYAGARFALSLIRGLNGEQNVVECSYVRSDVTEAKYFSTPLVLGRNGIEKNLGLPKLNDYEKKLLEKAIPELHANIKKGEDFVK